The nucleotide window TTTTTTCTTGTGGAATTTCTTGCCCTTGAGGGAGATCAATTCCTCGACGGCGTAGATGTAGTCCCAGTGCTCGCGGCTTTCCTCTATGACGATGTTGTTGCCGAAGGCGATGGACCACATGCGGGTCAGGGCTTCGGGCACGCGGATGAAGCGTCCCGTTTCGCGCATGGCCCCGCAGGATGCCCAATTGTAGTTCTCCCAGGGGCCCACGGGAGCCCAGTAGACCGTCTCGGGCTTGGTCTGGCGGATGAAGCACAACCCCTTGTTGAACGCCCACTCCAGGCCGTAGTGGTCCGCCCAGCCGTAGACGTTTGCGAACGAAAAGTCGCTGGTCATGAGTTGGGGGCACCCTTCGAGGGAGTCGTGATATTCCTTTTGCCTGTCGAGGCTGATCGGTTCGAAAGTCAAAGACATGAGGAATCCTTATCGGGTATGGCCGTTTCGGCTTTTGACCATAGCGAAACGTTGCCAGTTTTTGAAGGTGAAGACATAGAACAGAACCGAGGACTGGACGATCTGGGAGGCGAACATGGCGATCCAGATACCCTCGGCGTTCTGCAGGAACAGATGCCCGAGGCCGTATGCCAGCGGCAGCCGGATGCCCCAGGTGGCCGCACCCATTATGACCATGTTGAGCAGGGTCGCCCCGGCTCCGTTGAATACCCCGGCCAGGATCATGGAGGTCAGGGTGAATGGGATGGCCAGCATATTCCACTTCAGATAGTTCACGGCCTGTGCGGCCACGGCCGCGTCGCGCGTGAGCAGGTCCACCCACGGCCCGATGAACTGCCAGACCGCGATGGCAAAAATCGAAATGGAAATCAGCCCGATGCGCAGGATGCGGAAGCCGAATTTCCTGGCTTCTTCGGGTTGGCGCGCACCGAGATAATGGCCGATGAGGATGGATGCGGTCATGTTGAAGGCAAAGGCGGGAAGGAAGAGCAGGGCTTCGATGCGCAGGCCGATGGCCATGCCTGCCAGGGCGTTCACCGGGTTCCAGGGCAGGCTGGCGGTGATGGCGTACAGGAAGAGATACCCGGACTGCCAGACGATCTGCATCAGGCCGGACGGCCAGGCAACCTTGATCAGGTAGGGCAGCGCCCGTTTCACCCATCTCCAGGGCGCGAAACTGTCGCGACGGAGCACGCCCTGCCGGGAGAGGACGAAAAGGTTGAGCATGGCGCCGGCGGATACGGAGCCGAAGGTGGCCCAGGCCAGCCCCTTGAAGCCGATGTTCGGCATGCCCCACCAGCCCAGGCCCAGGCCCAGGTCGAGCACGGTGTTCAGCGCGGTGACCAGGATCATGGAATAGAGCGGGTACATGACCTGCTTGCGCGCCCGGAAGATGGCGTTGGTGATGAGCAGTATGTAGTAGGGCAGCAGCAGGACCAGGTAGACTTCAAGGAAATATTCGGTAACGGGCCGCATCTTCTCCGGCACCTGGAGGGCCGCCAGCAGGAGCTGCTTGAGCGGCAGCCCGGCAACGGTGAATGCGCCGCCCAGCAGGACGGCCAGGATCAGACAGAGCCCGACATAGCGCTTGACGCGCATGAACAGCCCCGCGCCGAGGGACTGGCTGATGGCGGCCACTGCGCCGTTGGCCACGGCCATGGCCACGACCAGCAGGAAGAACAGTGATTGGGAGATGATGCCCAGGGACGCCTGGACCTCGCGGTCGATGTACCCGGCCACCCAGACGTCGGCCATGCCGATGAGAAAATGGAACAGCATCATCAGGAGCTGGGGCCAGGCCAGGGTCCAGATGGTGCGGTACGGCGCGCGCGACATGTCGGCTGTGAGGTCTCTGGGCATCGGTTGAACGGGAGGTTTCAGGCAAGCCGGGATTGGCGGGCCGGAAAAGAGTATAGGACTTTATCCAGCAATGCCAAGAGGGGCACGGATATTTCTTTGGTGTGCAGGAGTGTTGCGCAGGCAGAGGTCAGTGCTGGTGCGGTACGTCGCCTTCCTCGTGCACGTGGATATGGGTATGCGGCTTGAGTTCGCCCGGGCGGATTTTTCCGTCGCGCATGGCGATCAGCCTGTCTGCCGTTTCGGACAGAAAATCCATGTCGTGGGAGACCACGAGCCGGGCCATGTCCAGGTTGGCGAGGATACCGGCCAGCCGGTCCTTGGCCTCGGGCGAGAGCCCCGTGGTGGGCTCGTCGAGCACCAGCACCTCGGGCTGCATGGCCAGGACGGTGGCCAGGGCCACCAGCTTCTTTTCGCCGCCGGACAACCGGTGGGGTACGCGGTCACCGAAACCGGCCAGGCCTACGGTCTCCAGGGCCTCTGCGGCTCGTGCGGCGGCCTCTTCCTTGGTCAGCCCCTGGTTCAGAGGACCGAAGGCCACGTCGTCCAGCACGGTGGGGCAGAAGAGTTGGTCGTCGGAATTCTGGAACAGGAAGCCGATGCGCAGACGGGCCTGGTCGAATTCCTTGGCGTTGGTCATGGGGGTGCCGAAGAGCTTCACCTCTCCGCTGTCAGGGGCGATCAGTCCCATGAGGATGTGGAGCATGGTGGATTTGCCTGCGCCGTTGGGGCCGAACAGGCCGAGCTTTTCCCCCTCGTGCAGGTGGAAGGACAGACCGTCCAGGGTCGTGTCGCGGTCCGGGAAGGCGTAGCTGATGTCGATGAGTTCGATGACGGCGTGGCTCATAGCGCCCCCTTGCTGGTGAATTCGAGGTAGATGATGAACGCCGTGAAGAGCAGGCATGCGGCGAGGAATCCGTAATCCCGGGTCCGGGTCTCGAACCGGGCCAGGGAATAGAAGCGGCCCCGGAAGCCCCGGCAGCGCATGGCGTCGCGTACCCGTTCTGCCCGATCCCAGCTGCGGACCAGGAGCATTCCCACCAGCCAGGCGTAGGTTTGATAGGTGTGCCTGTTGGTCCGCGGCTTGAAGCCGCGTGCCCGCATCGCCTGGCGCATTGTCATGTATTCCTTGTGAATGACGAAGATGTAGCGGTAGGTGAAAAGCAGGATGTGACAGAGCTTGTCCGGGGCCTTGAGCCGTTGCATGGCAGGGCCGAGGTCCTGCACCGGGATAGAGCCGAGCAGGGCCATGAGCGCCAGGACGATCGCATTGGACTTCACCGTGATCAGCAGGGCCAGGTCGATGCCCTCCCTGGAGGCGTGAAGCGGCCCCAGGGACCAGAGCACGTCGCCCGGTTGGGAAAATGGCAGGAAGACCCACAGAAAGGCGATGAACACGTTGACCACGGCCAGCCGTTGCATGACCCGGATGAGATCAAGGCGGGCCATCTTCACCAGCAGAAGGCCGAAGGCAAATGCAAGCCACGCGGGCTGGGATGCGGTCAGCAGGGCGACCGGAACGGTGACCGCGACCCCGCTGGCGAGGCGGATGCGCGGATCAATGCGGTGTATGGAGGAATCGCCCGAGGCGAAGAGTGCGTCGTTGAAAGCCAAAAAATACTCCCTTTCCACTGAAATCACGCGATTTAAGTCAGGAAAGGGAGTAATACAAATGCGCTATTCGTGCAACCGGAACTATTGGTCGGCAAGCCCCACTTCCGGGGCGATGGGCACGATGGAGCCGATGGCGATTTGCAGGAATTCGCCCAGCTCCAGGCCGATCTTGTCGCATTCGCGGATACAGTCGCGGTTGACCGAAGCGGCGAACGCCTTGTCCTTCATTTTCTTTTTCAGGCTCTTGACCTTCATGCCGTCGATCTTGGTGGGCCGGACAAGGGCTCCGGCGTGGACCAATCCGGTAACGGTTTCGCCGCAGCGCAGGGCGAAGTCGAATTCGGTTTCCGCAGATTCGGCTCCGTTCATCTCGAAGGCGTGGCGGCGAATTGCGGCCAGGGCCTCGTCGGGGAGCTTGCCTTTGAGCATTTCTGCGGTGTCCAGGCCGTGGCGGCTTTCATTTTCCATGGTGGAATAGTCCAGGTCGTGCAGCAGGCCGGTGACGCCCCACAACTCTACGTCGCGACCGAGCTTGGCGGCCAGGCCGCGCATGACGGCCTCGGATTCCAGGCTGTGGTTGATCAGGTTGGGTTCCTTGATGTGTTCCTTGAGCAGGGTAAGTGCTTCATCGCGGCTAATCATGACGTATCCTTCGAGTTTGATTGAATGTATTGGCAATCATGCCCGAACAGGCATGGGCGGTCCAGTGACAGATACCCGGAAATTTCAGCGGTACAGGGGTCACTCCGAACCGTACAGCCAGCATGCGGTTTTGACGCCTGTGTCGAGCGGCATGAGGTTCGGGCGGCCCCGGCGGCACTTGTCGAACGCCTCGGGGCAGCGGGGGTGGAACGGGCAGCCTGACGGCGGGTTCATGGGCGAGGGCAGGTCGCCTGTCAACGCGATGCGTTCCGCCTGTCGGGTCGGGTCGGGCAACAGGACCGCCGAGAGCAGGGCCTTGGTGTAAGGGTGCTTGGGGTCGGCGAACAGGGTCTCGCTCGGTCCGATCTCCATGATCCGGCCCAGGTACATGACGGCCACGGTGTCCGAGATGTGGCTGACCACGGACAGGTCGTGGGAGATGAACACGTATGTCAGGTCGAACCGGGTCTGCAGATCCTTGAGCAAGCCGATGACTTGGGCCTGTACGGATACGTCCAGGGCGGACAGCGGCTCGTCGCAGACGACCAGGTCCGGGTCCAGGGCCAGTGTCCGGGCCACGGCCACACGCTGCCGCTGGCCTCCGGAAAATTCGTGGGGGTAGCGCTGCCCGTGCTCCTGGCGCAGGCCAACCAGGCGCAGGAGCTCGATGACCTTTTCCTTGCGTTCCTCTTTGGTGCCGATGTGGTGGATGTCCAGGCTCTCGCGGATGATGGAGCCGATCTTCTGGCGCGGGTTGAGGGAGGAGTATGGGTCCTGAAAGACCATCTGCATGTTGCGGCGGAGCTTTTTTTCATCCCATGAGGACAGGGAGCGGCCCTTGAACACCACTTCGCCGGAGGTCACGCTTTCCAGGCCCATTATGCACTTGGCGAGCGTGGATTTGCCGCATCCTGACTCGCCGACCAGCCCCAGGGTTTCGCCTTTGTTCACGGTCAGGCTGACACCGTCCACGGCGCGGACGGTTCCGGCCTGGAGGCCGAGCATGCCGCTTCGCACCTTGAAGTGCTTGGTGACGTTGATCAGTTCGAGCAAAGGGGGCATGGGCTTAGTCCTCGTAGAGCCAACAGCGGACCTGGCGGCCCGGTTTCGGCTCAAAGAGCGGGGGCAGCATGAGGGCGCATTTCTGAAATGATTTAGGGCAACGAGGGTGGAACCGGCACCCCTCGGGCAGGTCGAAAATGGACGGCACGATGCCGGGAATGGGGTTGAGGCGCGTCTTTTTGCCCAGCACTGGCACCGAGGCGAGCAGTCCCTGCGTGTACGGGTGCAGCGGTTCGGCGTACAGGCCGGCGGCGTCGGAGAACTCCACTATCTTGCCGGAATACATGACCGCCACCTTCTGCGCCATGCGCGCCACCACGCCGAGGTCATGGGTGATGAGCATGAGTGAGCCGTCCATGCGCTCCTTGAGTTCGTTCATCAGGTCGATGATCTGCGCCTGGATGGTCACATCCAGGGCCGTGGTCGGTTCGTCCGCGATGAGCAGGTCCGGGTTGCAGGCCAGGGCCATGGCTATCATGACCCGCTGGCGCATGCCGCCGGACAGCTCGTGCGGGTAGGACTTGACGATCTTGGCCGGATTGGGGATGCCCACCAGGTCGAGCGCCTCCACCGCTTTTTCCAGGGCCTGGGCCTTGCTGAATCCCTGGTGGAGCCTGAGCGGTTCCGCGATCTGGTCGTCCACCCGGAACACCGGGTTGAGCGCGGTCATGGGCTCCTGAAAGATCATGGAAATGTGATTGCCGCGAATTTCCATCAGCTCGCTGTCCGACAGGTCCAGGAGGTCTTGTCCCTTGAATGATATGGAACCTTCGGTGACGCGGCCCGGCGGATCGGGTACAAGACCGAGTATGGAAAGGGCGAGCACGGTCTTGCCGCAGCCGGATTCGCCCACCACGGCAAGGGTTTCTCCTTGCATTACGGAAAGGCTGACGGTATCCACCGCCTTGGCAATGCCCTGGTGGGAAGCAAAGCAGGTGGTCAGCTTGTGTATGTCGAGCAGAGGGCGTTGTGTCATGTATGATCCACAGGTTTGTCCGTATATACGGTATATCACGGCGAACGTAAACGATACCAAGGATATGAAATGGCGGAAGTAGCGATAATCGGCGGCGGATTGGCCGGATGCGACGCGGCCTGGCAACTGGCGCAGGCCGGGATTTCGGTCACGCTGTACGAGATGAAGCCGGAAAAGCGTTCCGAGGCCCACACCGAAGACGGCCTGGCCGAGCTGGTCTGCTCCAATTCCTTCCGCGCCACAGGGCCTGCGGCGGCCATCGGGCTGCTCAAGGAGGAGATGGAGGCGCTGGGCAGCCTGGTCATGGAGGCGGCTTTCGCCACGCAGGTGCCTGCCGGCGGAGCGCTTGCCGTAGATAGGGCGCTGTTCTCCGAGTACATCACCGGCAAAATCGAGTCCCACGAGAACATCACCGTGGTCCGCAAGGAGATCACTTCCCTTGATGCCGAGGAACTGTCGGGCAGGGACGCGGTGATCATAGCCGCCGGTCCCCTGGCTGGCGTGGACCTGACCGAAAGCCTGATGCAGACGGTGGGTGACGCGAGGTTGTATTTCTACGACGCCATCGCGCCCATTATCAGCGCCGATTCCGTTGATTACTCCAAGGCATTCTGGGGATCGCGCTGGAAGCCCGAGGATGACGACTATCTCAATTGTCCCATGGATGAGGACGAATACAAGGCGTTTGTCCAGGCCTTGCTCGACGGGGAGAAGGTCAAGCCCCGCGAGTTCGAGAAGGAAAAGCATTTCGAGGCCTGTCTGCCCGTTGAGGCAATGGCCGAGCGGGGTGAGATGACCCTGGCCTTCGGCCCTCTCAAGCCGGTCGGCTTCACGGACCCGAACACCGGGGAACGGCCGTTCGCCATTGTCCAGCTTCGGCTGGAAAACAAGGACCGGACCGCCTTCAACCTGGTGGGATTCCAGACCAAGCTCAAGTACCCGGAACAGAAACGCATCTTCCGCATGATCCCCGGTCTGGAGAACGCCGAATTCCTGCGGTTGGGCTCCATCCACCGCAACACCTACGTCAACGCGCCCCAGGCGTTGGACGAGACCCTGCAACTCAGGAAACGCCCCGGTTTCTATCTGGCGGGCCAGATCACCGGCGTGGAAGGGTATCTTGAATCTGCGGCCTGCGGGCTGTGGCTCGGCCTGTCTTTGGCGCATCGGCTGAACGGGCGGGAGGTGGCCGTGCCGCCGCGTGAAACCGCGCTGGGTGCGCTGCTCGGCCATCTGCGCACCGAACCGGACAAGGAGTTCCAGCCTTCCAACGTCAATTTCGGCCTCATGCCCGGCCTGGAAAAGAAGATGAAGAAGAAGCTCCGCAAGGAGGCCTACGGCATACGTGCCCAGGAGGTCTTTGCCGCCTGGATCGGGGAGGCCGGTCTCAAGGGCTGACCCGTCCATTCCCCCGACTGATGGCAATTATAACCAATTGCATTGGCTAACCCTCTTGCCAACGGGCCGTGGATGCCTCACTCTGTAACGGTCCGATACGAATTCTTAGGAGGCTGACCATGTCCGATAAGCGCTATGGTCCCCATACATTGGCCCTGCACGCCGGGCACACTCCCGACCCCACGGGGTCCCGCGCCGTGCCCATTCATCTGACCACGGCCTATCTTTTCAACGACACCGAGCACGCGGCCAATCTGTTCGCCCTGAAGGAGCCGGGGTACATCTACACCCGGCTCAACAACCCGACCACGGACGTGCTGGAAAAACGGCTGGCCGCCCTGCACGGCGGTGCCGGAGCCGTGGCCACGGCCTCGGGCATGGCCGCCATCTTCTACGCGGTGACCGCCGTCACCTCTGCCGGGCAGAACATTGTCACCGGTTCCAATCTCTATGGCGGCACGCAGACCCTGTTCGAATACACCCTGAAACGATTCGGCATCGAGGCCCGGTTCGTGGACTCGAGCGATCCGGCCAATTTTGAGGCCGCCATCGACGAGAATACCCGGTTGATTTACTCCGAGGCCATCGGCAACCCGCGTTGCAACGTTGACGACCTGCTGGGCATCGCCGGTGTGGCCCGCAGCCACGGCCTGCCGTTCATGCTCGATTGCACCGTGGCTCCGCCGCCCATTTTCAATGCCTTCGAATTCGGCTGCGATATAGCCCTGTATTCCTTGACCAAGATCATCGGCGGTCACGGTGTCGCAATGGGCGGGGCCATCGTGGAGAAGGGCGATTTCGACTGGGGGGCATCCGGGAGATATCCCGAGTTGACCGCTCCTGACCCGACCTACAACAACGTCAACCTGTGGGAGGCGCTCGGCGGCGGGTCAGGCAAACCGTGTCCGGTTTTCACTTCCAAGGTCCGCATCGGCCTCTTGCGCGACACGGGCGCGACC belongs to Pseudodesulfovibrio portus and includes:
- the trmFO gene encoding methylenetetrahydrofolate--tRNA-(uracil(54)-C(5))-methyltransferase (FADH(2)-oxidizing) TrmFO gives rise to the protein MAEVAIIGGGLAGCDAAWQLAQAGISVTLYEMKPEKRSEAHTEDGLAELVCSNSFRATGPAAAIGLLKEEMEALGSLVMEAAFATQVPAGGALAVDRALFSEYITGKIESHENITVVRKEITSLDAEELSGRDAVIIAAGPLAGVDLTESLMQTVGDARLYFYDAIAPIISADSVDYSKAFWGSRWKPEDDDYLNCPMDEDEYKAFVQALLDGEKVKPREFEKEKHFEACLPVEAMAERGEMTLAFGPLKPVGFTDPNTGERPFAIVQLRLENKDRTAFNLVGFQTKLKYPEQKRIFRMIPGLENAEFLRLGSIHRNTYVNAPQALDETLQLRKRPGFYLAGQITGVEGYLESAACGLWLGLSLAHRLNGREVAVPPRETALGALLGHLRTEPDKEFQPSNVNFGLMPGLEKKMKKKLRKEAYGIRAQEVFAAWIGEAGLKG
- the cbiQ gene encoding cobalt ECF transporter T component CbiQ, which translates into the protein MAFNDALFASGDSSIHRIDPRIRLASGVAVTVPVALLTASQPAWLAFAFGLLLVKMARLDLIRVMQRLAVVNVFIAFLWVFLPFSQPGDVLWSLGPLHASREGIDLALLITVKSNAIVLALMALLGSIPVQDLGPAMQRLKAPDKLCHILLFTYRYIFVIHKEYMTMRQAMRARGFKPRTNRHTYQTYAWLVGMLLVRSWDRAERVRDAMRCRGFRGRFYSLARFETRTRDYGFLAACLLFTAFIIYLEFTSKGAL
- a CDS encoding energy-coupling factor ABC transporter ATP-binding protein — its product is MSHAVIELIDISYAFPDRDTTLDGLSFHLHEGEKLGLFGPNGAGKSTMLHILMGLIAPDSGEVKLFGTPMTNAKEFDQARLRIGFLFQNSDDQLFCPTVLDDVAFGPLNQGLTKEEAAARAAEALETVGLAGFGDRVPHRLSGGEKKLVALATVLAMQPEVLVLDEPTTGLSPEAKDRLAGILANLDMARLVVSHDMDFLSETADRLIAMRDGKIRPGELKPHTHIHVHEEGDVPHQH
- a CDS encoding MATE family efflux transporter, which encodes MPRDLTADMSRAPYRTIWTLAWPQLLMMLFHFLIGMADVWVAGYIDREVQASLGIISQSLFFLLVVAMAVANGAVAAISQSLGAGLFMRVKRYVGLCLILAVLLGGAFTVAGLPLKQLLLAALQVPEKMRPVTEYFLEVYLVLLLPYYILLITNAIFRARKQVMYPLYSMILVTALNTVLDLGLGLGWWGMPNIGFKGLAWATFGSVSAGAMLNLFVLSRQGVLRRDSFAPWRWVKRALPYLIKVAWPSGLMQIVWQSGYLFLYAITASLPWNPVNALAGMAIGLRIEALLFLPAFAFNMTASILIGHYLGARQPEEARKFGFRILRIGLISISIFAIAVWQFIGPWVDLLTRDAAVAAQAVNYLKWNMLAIPFTLTSMILAGVFNGAGATLLNMVIMGAATWGIRLPLAYGLGHLFLQNAEGIWIAMFASQIVQSSVLFYVFTFKNWQRFAMVKSRNGHTR
- a CDS encoding ABC transporter ATP-binding protein, with protein sequence MPPLLELINVTKHFKVRSGMLGLQAGTVRAVDGVSLTVNKGETLGLVGESGCGKSTLAKCIMGLESVTSGEVVFKGRSLSSWDEKKLRRNMQMVFQDPYSSLNPRQKIGSIIRESLDIHHIGTKEERKEKVIELLRLVGLRQEHGQRYPHEFSGGQRQRVAVARTLALDPDLVVCDEPLSALDVSVQAQVIGLLKDLQTRFDLTYVFISHDLSVVSHISDTVAVMYLGRIMEIGPSETLFADPKHPYTKALLSAVLLPDPTRQAERIALTGDLPSPMNPPSGCPFHPRCPEAFDKCRRGRPNLMPLDTGVKTACWLYGSE
- a CDS encoding HD domain-containing protein yields the protein MISRDEALTLLKEHIKEPNLINHSLESEAVMRGLAAKLGRDVELWGVTGLLHDLDYSTMENESRHGLDTAEMLKGKLPDEALAAIRRHAFEMNGAESAETEFDFALRCGETVTGLVHAGALVRPTKIDGMKVKSLKKKMKDKAFAASVNRDCIRECDKIGLELGEFLQIAIGSIVPIAPEVGLADQ
- a CDS encoding ABC transporter ATP-binding protein, which gives rise to MTQRPLLDIHKLTTCFASHQGIAKAVDTVSLSVMQGETLAVVGESGCGKTVLALSILGLVPDPPGRVTEGSISFKGQDLLDLSDSELMEIRGNHISMIFQEPMTALNPVFRVDDQIAEPLRLHQGFSKAQALEKAVEALDLVGIPNPAKIVKSYPHELSGGMRQRVMIAMALACNPDLLIADEPTTALDVTIQAQIIDLMNELKERMDGSLMLITHDLGVVARMAQKVAVMYSGKIVEFSDAAGLYAEPLHPYTQGLLASVPVLGKKTRLNPIPGIVPSIFDLPEGCRFHPRCPKSFQKCALMLPPLFEPKPGRQVRCWLYED
- a CDS encoding O-acetylhomoserine aminocarboxypropyltransferase/cysteine synthase family protein, whose translation is MSDKRYGPHTLALHAGHTPDPTGSRAVPIHLTTAYLFNDTEHAANLFALKEPGYIYTRLNNPTTDVLEKRLAALHGGAGAVATASGMAAIFYAVTAVTSAGQNIVTGSNLYGGTQTLFEYTLKRFGIEARFVDSSDPANFEAAIDENTRLIYSEAIGNPRCNVDDLLGIAGVARSHGLPFMLDCTVAPPPIFNAFEFGCDIALYSLTKIIGGHGVAMGGAIVEKGDFDWGASGRYPELTAPDPTYNNVNLWEALGGGSGKPCPVFTSKVRIGLLRDTGATISPQNSFQIIQGMETLPLRAARHCENAQKVAEFLETHYAVEWVNYAGLASHPDNDRAKNTFPLGPGAVFGFGVKGGLEAGRKFINSVELCSHLANILDAKTLVIHPASTTHGQSTPEEQLAAGVPEDLIRISVGLEDAEDIIEDLDRALSRAQS